The following are encoded together in the Zingiber officinale cultivar Zhangliang chromosome 8A, Zo_v1.1, whole genome shotgun sequence genome:
- the LOC122008370 gene encoding tropinone reductase homolog At5g06060-like has product MSSVQEHAPIDTNRWSLAGTTALVTGGSKGIGYAIVEELARLGSAVHTCARSQEDLEKCLQEWRGSKLKVTGSVCDVSSPSEREKLMATVKSKFDGKLNILVNNAGTGIFKPAMEHTPEDFKLVISTNLESAFHLSQLAYPLLRACGGGSIVFITSISGFIGQDYLSVYGSSKGAINQLTRNLACEWAKDNIRTNSVAPGFIKTPLVDIFLEDEEFVARENHRVPLGRLGEPEDAAGVVAFLCLPPSCYVNGQVIVVDGGRIVNGNH; this is encoded by the exons ATGAGCAGCGTCCAAGAACACGCTCCCATTGACACAAACAGATGGTCTCTCGCCGGGACGACTGCTCTGGTCACCGGAGGCTCCAAGGGAATCGG GTATGCGATCGTCGAGGAGCTCGCCAGACTTGGATCGGCGGTGCACACTTGCGCCCGCAGCCAAGAAGATCTGGAGAAGTGCCTGCAGGAATGGCGCGGTTCCAAGCTCAAAGTCACCGGATCTGTCTGCGATGTTTCCTCCCCAAGCGAGAGAGAGAAGCTCATGGCGACGGTGAAGTCCAAATTCGACGGGAAGCTCAACATTCTG GTTAACAATGCAGGGACGGGGATCTTCAAACCGGCGATGGAGCACACCCCGGAGGATTTCAAGCTCGTGATCAGCACAAACCTGGAATCGGCGTTCCACTTGAGCCAACTCGCTTACCCCCTCCTTAGGGCTTGTGGAGGCGGCAGTATTGTGTTCATCACCTCCATCTCTGGCTTCATTGGCCAGGATTATCTGTCTGTGTATGGATCGTCCAAAG GAGCAATAAATCAACTGACGAGAAATCTTGCTTGTGAATGGGCCAAAGATAACATTAGAACAAACAGTGTAGCTCCAGGATTCATAAAAACACCACTCGTTGACATT TTTCTGGAAGATGAGGAATTTGTGGCCAGGGAAAATCATCGCGTGCCTCTTGGGCGTTTGGGGGAGCCGGAGGATGCGGCCGGCGTCGTGGCCTTCCTTTGCCTCCCTCCTTCTTGCTACGTGAATGGTCAGGTTATCGTCGTCGACGGAGGCAGAATTGTCAACGGAAATCACTAA